A single genomic interval of Arthrobacter methylotrophus harbors:
- a CDS encoding O-succinylhomoserine sulfhydrylase has product MTFNPDAAGWNPETQAVRGGLDRTNFQETSEAVFLNSGFVYESAAAAERAFTGEDERFVYSRYGNPSVATFQERLRLLEGTEACFATASGMSAVFTALGALLAAGDRVVAARSLFGSCFVILNEILPRWGVETVFVDGPDLDQWRAALSEPTTAVFFESPSNPMQEIVDIAAVSELAHAAGATVVVDNVFATPLLQRCGELGADVIVYSGTKHIDGQGRVLGGAILGTKEFIEGPVKQLMRHTGPSLSAFNAWVLTKGLETMALRVNHSSASALRIAEWLEEQPAISWVKYPLLKSHPQYELAAKQMKAGGTVLTFELLPSAGRSAKEAAFALLDGLAIIDISNNLGDSKSLITHPATTTHRAMGPEGRAAIGLSDGVVRLSVGLEDVDDLVRDLERALKQV; this is encoded by the coding sequence GTGACATTCAATCCTGACGCCGCTGGCTGGAACCCTGAGACCCAGGCAGTCCGCGGCGGCCTTGACCGCACCAATTTCCAGGAGACCTCCGAAGCTGTCTTCCTGAATTCCGGCTTCGTCTACGAATCCGCGGCAGCCGCCGAGCGCGCGTTTACGGGCGAAGACGAGCGCTTCGTCTACTCTCGTTACGGCAACCCCTCGGTTGCAACGTTCCAGGAGCGGCTCCGCCTGCTCGAAGGCACCGAAGCATGCTTCGCGACGGCGTCGGGCATGTCCGCTGTCTTCACCGCGCTTGGTGCGTTGCTGGCCGCCGGTGACCGTGTGGTTGCCGCGCGTTCGCTGTTCGGTTCCTGCTTCGTCATCCTCAACGAGATCCTGCCCCGCTGGGGCGTCGAGACGGTCTTCGTTGACGGACCGGACCTGGATCAGTGGCGCGCCGCGTTGTCCGAACCCACCACCGCAGTGTTTTTCGAGTCGCCGTCGAACCCGATGCAGGAAATCGTGGACATCGCCGCCGTGAGCGAGCTGGCCCACGCCGCGGGCGCTACCGTCGTCGTCGACAATGTCTTTGCCACTCCGCTGCTGCAGCGTTGTGGCGAACTCGGCGCCGACGTGATTGTCTACTCGGGCACCAAACACATCGATGGCCAAGGCCGGGTCCTGGGCGGAGCGATCCTGGGCACCAAGGAGTTCATCGAAGGTCCCGTCAAGCAACTCATGCGACACACAGGACCATCGCTTTCCGCGTTCAACGCCTGGGTGCTGACCAAGGGCCTGGAAACCATGGCGCTGCGAGTAAACCACTCCTCGGCGTCGGCGTTGCGGATCGCAGAATGGCTCGAGGAACAACCGGCCATCAGCTGGGTCAAGTATCCGCTGCTTAAGTCCCACCCCCAGTACGAGCTCGCCGCGAAGCAAATGAAAGCCGGCGGCACGGTCCTGACCTTCGAGCTGCTCCCTTCCGCCGGGCGATCGGCCAAAGAGGCCGCTTTCGCGTTGCTGGACGGACTCGCCATCATCGATATCTCGAACAACCTAGGCGACTCCAAGTCCCTCATCACCCACCCCGCCACCACCACCCACCGCGCCATGGGTCCGGAAGGCCGCGCGGCCATCGGCCTGAGCGACGGCGTCGTGCGGCTTTCAGTGGGGCTGGAGGATGTGGACGACCTCGTCCGGGATCTGGAACGGGCCCTCAAGCAGGTCTAG
- a CDS encoding rhodanese-like domain-containing protein, with product MSYAGDLSPHDAWAKLEQGAILVDVRTEGEWAHIGIPDTASANNKGNDPLFIQWNLAGGIPNSGFIEQLKQQAPEADATELVFLCRSGQRSIAAASAATQAGYTAYNVLEGFEGEPDRYGERTVNGWKNRGLPTNLGKI from the coding sequence ATGAGCTACGCCGGCGACCTGAGCCCGCACGACGCCTGGGCCAAACTGGAGCAAGGCGCCATCCTGGTGGACGTCCGCACCGAAGGCGAGTGGGCCCACATCGGCATCCCGGACACCGCGTCTGCGAACAACAAAGGAAACGATCCCCTGTTCATTCAGTGGAACCTTGCCGGCGGGATCCCCAACTCGGGATTTATCGAGCAGCTCAAGCAACAGGCCCCGGAGGCGGATGCCACCGAACTGGTCTTCCTCTGCCGTTCCGGACAGCGATCAATCGCCGCCGCCAGTGCCGCAACACAGGCCGGCTACACCGCCTACAACGTCCTTGAAGGCTTTGAGGGCGAACCGGACCGCTACGGCGAGCGAACCGTGAATGGTTGGAAAAACCGTGGACTTCCTACGAATCTGGGGAAGATCTAA
- a CDS encoding DUF1737 domain-containing protein gives MPEPTEEKLSYRLITGPDTKEFCERISTALAEGYVLHGSPAATFNGTDVIVAQAIVLPAAIASADAAVANAVDQLDEEFDGEGHA, from the coding sequence ATGCCTGAACCCACTGAAGAAAAACTCTCCTACCGTCTCATCACGGGTCCTGATACCAAGGAATTCTGTGAGCGGATCTCTACCGCCCTTGCCGAGGGATACGTGTTGCACGGCAGCCCGGCCGCGACATTCAACGGCACGGACGTGATCGTGGCGCAGGCCATCGTCCTCCCCGCGGCAATCGCCAGCGCGGATGCCGCGGTTGCCAATGCGGTGGACCAGCTTGATGAAGAGTTCGACGGCGAGGGCCACGCATGA
- a CDS encoding cupin domain-containing protein: MTESAEDWIKRLDMSPASVGGWFASALVSNEDITGSALPPRFDVDHPLYSSNWYLLQTGEILQLHTLKQDELWFFHLGTPLRLHVFSPDNGYSELGYSETLFGPNPEAGETLQGVAPHSTWFGAELAGPGFALVSCSLSPGYERSDSAKPTEKDIESLVSRFPGHAALILRLASG, encoded by the coding sequence ATGACTGAATCCGCTGAGGACTGGATCAAACGGCTGGACATGTCCCCCGCTAGTGTGGGCGGCTGGTTCGCGTCCGCCCTGGTAAGCAACGAGGACATAACCGGTTCGGCGTTGCCTCCGCGCTTCGACGTCGATCACCCGCTCTACAGTTCCAACTGGTACCTGCTGCAGACCGGGGAGATTCTCCAGCTGCACACCCTGAAGCAGGACGAGTTGTGGTTCTTCCACTTGGGGACGCCCCTCAGGCTGCATGTCTTCTCGCCGGACAATGGCTATTCCGAACTCGGCTATTCCGAAACCCTGTTCGGTCCCAACCCGGAGGCCGGCGAGACCTTGCAAGGAGTTGCCCCGCATTCCACGTGGTTCGGGGCGGAGTTGGCCGGTCCGGGGTTCGCCTTGGTCAGCTGCAGCCTCTCGCCCGGTTACGAGAGATCGGACTCGGCGAAGCCAACGGAAAAGGACATCGAGTCCCTCGTTTCGAGGTTCCCCGGGCATGCAGCGCTGATCCTGCGCTTGGCGTCCGGATAG
- a CDS encoding PAS domain-containing protein: MSVADVLDRQDGVYWVVKDANSVFLWVNQNFADLVSMSKAELIGHQDSRAEHVAHDKEVMASGKPLLNFHETIAVPSKEDGMVNVDIVTQKGLLRALGSKEIIGITVCFSLKDPVND, encoded by the coding sequence ATGAGCGTCGCCGATGTGCTGGACCGGCAGGACGGCGTGTACTGGGTAGTCAAGGACGCGAACTCGGTCTTCCTGTGGGTCAACCAGAACTTCGCGGACCTAGTGAGCATGAGCAAGGCGGAACTGATCGGGCACCAGGACTCGCGCGCGGAACACGTTGCCCACGACAAGGAAGTGATGGCGAGCGGAAAGCCCCTGCTCAACTTCCACGAAACGATCGCCGTCCCCAGCAAAGAAGACGGCATGGTGAATGTGGACATCGTGACCCAAAAAGGGTTGTTGCGCGCCCTGGGCAGCAAGGAAATCATTGGCATCACGGTCTGTTTCTCCCTGAAGGACCCGGTCAATGACTGA